ACCTCTGCGTCAAAGCCAAGATCGACGGGATCGAATGGGGCGGCGACGTACATGTGCCACCGGGCGACATCGAACTCGCTCAATCCGTTAGAACCAAAACCGAAGCGGCGGGGCTCAAACTATGCTCCTATGGCTCCTACTATCGCTGCGATACTGAATCTGGTTCGTTTAGTGATGTCTTAGATACCGCCGACGCACTGGGCACACCAGTCATCCGAGTGTGGGCAGGGCCTAAGGCTTCCGCCGATGCCAGCCCCGATGACCGCGAAGAAGTGGCCGAACATTTGCGTCGCGCCGTGATCGCGGCACGCGAGATGAATATAACCATCGCGCTGGAATACCACGGAGGCACACTCACGGACACACAGGCCTCCGCACACCAGCTCTTAGACGAGGTCAACTTGCCGGATCTAAAACTCTACTGGCAACCACGCGCGGGCGGCAAATTTGCCGAGGACTTACTGGAACTTCAAGCGGCCCTCCCTCATCTCTCACACGTTCACTGCTTCCACTGGGGCCCCGCGGGTTGGCAAGATCGACGTGCCCTACTCGACGGCACCAAAGAATGGCAAGCCTACTTAGCGCCCATTCGACAGCTCGAAGAGGATCGCTACGTCATTCTGGAATTCGCCAAAGACGACTCCACCGAACAATTCTTAGAAGATGCCCAAGTGCTTCGTAGCCTATTAAATAATAACTAAAACACCTCATATTCTGTATCCCATATGAACGATTTATCACGTCTCGCCATTCATACCATGACCACCAAGCCTTGGGACCTACCCACGGCTTGTGCTAAATATGCCGCTGCCGGCGTGCCGGGCGTGGGCCTCTGGCGTCAATGGCTGGATGGTCGCCCGCTGACAGAATCCAAAAAAATGCTGGACGACCATGGCCTTAAAGCAGTGTCGCTGGTACGTAG
The nucleotide sequence above comes from Coraliomargarita algicola. Encoded proteins:
- a CDS encoding sugar phosphate isomerase/epimerase family protein — translated: MLYSGLCSISFRQLSIDALIDLCVKAKIDGIEWGGDVHVPPGDIELAQSVRTKTEAAGLKLCSYGSYYRCDTESGSFSDVLDTADALGTPVIRVWAGPKASADASPDDREEVAEHLRRAVIAAREMNITIALEYHGGTLTDTQASAHQLLDEVNLPDLKLYWQPRAGGKFAEDLLELQAALPHLSHVHCFHWGPAGWQDRRALLDGTKEWQAYLAPIRQLEEDRYVILEFAKDDSTEQFLEDAQVLRSLLNNN